One segment of Acidimicrobiales bacterium DNA contains the following:
- the proS gene encoding proline--tRNA ligase codes for MAKVLTSQADDFPRWYQEVLAKAELADNGPVRGTMVIRPYGYAIWERMQAEVDQRIKACDALNAYFPLFIPESYLQREAEHVEGFSPELAVVTHAGGKELDEPVVVRPTSETVIGEYMAKWTQSYRDLPLLLNQWANVVRWELRPRLFLRTSEFLWQEGHTAHVDRADAAAYAVRILHEVYEDFMVNVLAMPVLVGRKTAGERFAGAINTMTCEGIMRDGKALQMATSHELGTNFAKAFDITYLDPEGATQLAWTTSWGSSTRMVGGLIMGHGDDAGLVVPPRLAPIQVVVLLVKDEGEAAATARAITDELKAAGVRAVLDDKVAQSFGRRATDWELKGVPARVEIGPRDLAEGQVTLVRRDVGKKDPVPVAGVRAAVEVLLASVQDDLLARARSERDAITSDAAGLDEAAEAAQSGVCRVPWSVVQGEGEVRLAERAVTVRCLQRPDGSLPADDDEDDLVAYVARAY; via the coding sequence CAGGAAGTGCTGGCGAAAGCCGAGCTGGCCGACAACGGCCCGGTCCGGGGGACGATGGTCATCCGCCCGTACGGCTACGCGATCTGGGAACGGATGCAGGCCGAGGTCGACCAGCGCATCAAGGCGTGCGACGCGCTCAACGCCTACTTCCCGCTGTTCATCCCCGAGAGCTACCTGCAGCGCGAGGCCGAGCACGTCGAGGGCTTCAGCCCCGAGCTGGCGGTGGTCACCCACGCCGGCGGCAAGGAGCTCGACGAGCCCGTCGTCGTACGGCCCACCAGCGAGACGGTCATCGGCGAGTACATGGCGAAGTGGACGCAGTCGTACCGCGACCTGCCGCTGCTGCTGAACCAGTGGGCCAACGTCGTGCGCTGGGAGCTGCGGCCCCGCCTGTTCCTGCGCACCAGCGAGTTCCTCTGGCAGGAGGGCCACACCGCGCACGTCGACCGGGCCGACGCCGCGGCCTACGCCGTCCGCATCCTGCACGAGGTGTACGAGGACTTCATGGTCAACGTGCTGGCCATGCCGGTGCTCGTCGGCCGCAAGACCGCGGGGGAGCGGTTCGCCGGCGCCATCAACACGATGACCTGCGAGGGCATCATGCGCGACGGCAAGGCGCTGCAGATGGCCACCAGCCACGAGCTCGGCACGAACTTCGCCAAGGCGTTCGACATCACCTACCTCGACCCCGAGGGCGCCACCCAGCTCGCCTGGACCACCTCGTGGGGTTCGTCCACCCGGATGGTGGGCGGGCTGATCATGGGCCACGGCGACGACGCCGGCCTCGTCGTGCCGCCCCGCCTGGCGCCCATCCAGGTGGTGGTGCTGCTGGTGAAGGACGAGGGCGAGGCCGCTGCCACCGCCCGGGCGATCACCGACGAGCTGAAGGCCGCCGGCGTGCGCGCCGTGCTCGACGACAAGGTGGCGCAGAGCTTCGGCCGTCGCGCCACGGACTGGGAGCTCAAGGGCGTGCCCGCGCGCGTCGAGATCGGTCCCCGCGACCTGGCCGAGGGTCAGGTGACGTTGGTGCGCCGCGACGTCGGCAAGAAGGATCCCGTGCCGGTCGCCGGTGTGCGGGCGGCGGTCGAGGTCCTTCTGGCGAGCGTCCAGGACGACCTGCTCGCCCGCGCCCGCTCCGAGCGCGACGCCATCACGAGCGACGCCGCAGGCCTCGACGAGGCGGCCGAGGCGGCGCAGTCGGGCGTGTGCCGCGTCCCCTGGTCGGTCGTGCAGGGCGAGGGCGAGGTGCGGCTGGCCGAACGGGCCGTCACGGTGCGCTGCCTGCAGCGTCCCGACGGGTCGCTCCCCGCCGACGACGACGAGGACGACCTGGTCGCCTACGTCGCGCGCGCCTACTGA